From one Paenibacillus terrae HPL-003 genomic stretch:
- a CDS encoding aspartyl-phosphate phosphatase Spo0E family protein translates to MVRDDILRQRLEKARQKLYALQAKHGFSHASVLRQSMILDKLINQYNHHFYMKEKKPTA, encoded by the coding sequence ATGGTTAGGGACGACATTTTGCGTCAACGGTTGGAGAAAGCTCGACAAAAGCTTTATGCATTGCAAGCAAAACATGGTTTCAGTCACGCCAGCGTGCTCAGACAATCTATGATTCTGGACAAGCTCATTAATCAATATAACCACCATTTTTATATGAAAGAAAAAAAGCCGACTGCCTAA
- a CDS encoding DMT family transporter yields the protein MNKVIAIHSNSNRIYYSATILALLIWSTSFIATKAAYTTFPPLTLGLSRFMIASAVLGIVLLIRKEFVKIKPKDLAMIAFSGVLGITLYFSMENIGVSLTTASNAALIVASYPAITSLLELIIYKVKMSKFKIYGIALAMIGVYFLTSVGGSSDGKNELIGNLILIGTGFAWAFYTFMTRKVVDKYPPVTLSFYQTVAGSIFFIPLALIEKDSWQAPTSISFMLLIYLGVFCSVIAFLLYNYGLIKLSPSSSVSLMNLVPIFGVLFSVLLLQETISWRQIIGGLVVIIGVLLSAQQSSSK from the coding sequence TTGAACAAAGTCATAGCTATCCACAGCAACAGCAACCGTATCTATTACAGTGCTACGATTCTGGCCCTGCTGATTTGGAGCACATCGTTTATTGCCACAAAAGCGGCGTATACTACGTTCCCCCCTCTTACGTTGGGACTATCCAGATTTATGATAGCCTCCGCCGTGTTGGGTATTGTTTTGCTTATAAGAAAGGAATTTGTCAAAATTAAGCCAAAGGATTTAGCTATGATTGCATTTAGCGGTGTGTTGGGAATCACTCTTTATTTTTCGATGGAGAATATAGGAGTAAGCCTGACTACAGCTTCCAACGCAGCATTGATTGTCGCCTCCTATCCTGCGATCACATCGTTGCTTGAACTCATTATATATAAAGTGAAAATGTCCAAATTTAAAATCTACGGGATTGCACTGGCTATGATCGGGGTATATTTTTTGACTTCGGTGGGCGGAAGTTCGGATGGAAAGAATGAACTGATCGGAAATCTAATATTGATTGGAACTGGTTTTGCGTGGGCATTCTATACTTTCATGACACGCAAGGTTGTGGACAAATACCCGCCCGTGACTTTATCTTTTTATCAAACTGTGGCAGGCAGCATCTTCTTTATACCTCTGGCACTCATTGAAAAAGATAGCTGGCAAGCTCCAACATCCATTTCGTTTATGTTGTTAATATATCTGGGCGTGTTCTGCTCAGTTATTGCATTTTTGCTTTATAATTACGGTCTCATAAAGCTGTCACCGAGCAGCTCCGTTTCCTTAATGAATTTAGTGCCGATATTTGGAGTATTATTCTCAGTTCTATTGTTGCAAGAAACCATTTCATGGAGACAAATCATTGGCGGTTTGGTCGTTATTATAGGCGTCCTACTAAGTGCACAGCAATCGAGCAGCAAATAA
- a CDS encoding TrmB family transcriptional regulator: MKPNVLEILRDLNFTEYEAKAYVTLLESSPLSGYAVSLNSGVPRSKIYEVLSGMVNRGDIMVSQDNTPLYVPLPPHELIAQRKRKAEQIFNVAQETLEQYTASSQNRENIWNISGYEAIISRISEGIKGAKHRILMEIWKEDAEVFRAALEQVAQEGVEIFIVAYGDLNFEFATIYHHDMSEEITSEIGGRWIVLSVDDREVVAGILSLGDDSRAAWTMHPGLVMPITEVIIHDVYIMEIMYEFREELEAKFGPNLIHLRNKFAMGPNGKGYYVPLPEKKA, encoded by the coding sequence ATGAAGCCAAATGTGTTAGAAATTCTGCGGGATCTGAATTTTACGGAATATGAAGCTAAAGCTTATGTAACCTTGTTGGAAAGCTCTCCACTTTCGGGATACGCCGTGTCATTGAATTCCGGAGTGCCAAGATCCAAAATTTATGAGGTATTATCAGGGATGGTTAATCGTGGGGACATTATGGTAAGTCAAGATAATACACCGCTATATGTGCCACTTCCTCCCCATGAATTGATTGCCCAGAGAAAACGCAAAGCAGAGCAGATTTTCAATGTAGCGCAAGAGACTTTGGAGCAGTATACGGCATCGTCCCAAAACAGAGAGAATATTTGGAATATATCGGGTTATGAAGCCATTATTAGTCGCATAAGTGAAGGGATTAAGGGAGCCAAGCACCGTATCCTAATGGAAATTTGGAAAGAGGATGCCGAGGTGTTCAGAGCTGCTTTAGAGCAAGTCGCCCAGGAAGGAGTTGAGATTTTCATTGTAGCGTATGGAGATCTTAACTTTGAATTCGCCACCATTTACCACCATGATATGAGTGAAGAGATTACGTCCGAAATTGGTGGGCGGTGGATTGTACTCAGCGTAGATGACCGGGAGGTTGTGGCTGGTATACTTTCACTCGGGGATGATAGCCGTGCTGCATGGACGATGCATCCGGGGCTTGTGATGCCGATTACTGAAGTGATTATTCATGATGTTTATATTATGGAAATCATGTATGAGTTTCGTGAAGAGTTGGAAGCCAAATTCGGCCCTAATCTTATCCATCTTCGCAATAAATTCGCGATGGGTCCGAATGGCAAGGGATATTATGTCCCTTTACCTGAAAAGAAGGCTTAG
- a CDS encoding DUF1593 domain-containing protein — translation MRERKGLNVFLLGMICILIISGCSAGKAPAAAKDEKAAPAKEQVDNKVEAKATKARTVITTDGEVDDMNSVIRFLLYSNEMDLSGIVLTSSVYHYAGDEKAGIKPFRWTGTEWVTDMINAYGEIYPNLTKQAEGYPKPEYIKSVTKIGNISYKGEMDKETEGSNFLKNLFLDDDKRDLYVQTWGGTNTTARALKSIEDEYKNTAQWADIQKKVSDKLVLYIILDQDDSYNKYIAKNWPEIRIINDQSNFWHFAYAWKMHTEEVNSKLHGDWNFKNIQNGHGELLDMYALMGDGKMIPGELAEEQRGSEAYLKKNPQYDKYDFISEGDSPSFFYLIDNGLRSMENPTYGGWGGRFGVVNDKLFRNTVLDYDVYTKKFEAEYSLMRWFDDIQNDFAARADWAIASDYKDANHNPTLSIKEGLDVTASPGEKITLHAEGSDPDGDQLTYKWWRYFEADTYEDSKVKPAEVKPEMLGNMQLGLHREVAKGEKLNTIDLQGNDTNTVSFTVPTDAKSGNTIHIIAEVQDNGKHQLKHYQRVIVTVK, via the coding sequence ATGAGAGAAAGAAAAGGGTTAAACGTTTTTCTATTAGGTATGATATGTATTTTGATCATCAGTGGTTGCAGCGCCGGAAAAGCTCCTGCTGCTGCAAAGGATGAAAAAGCTGCTCCAGCAAAAGAACAAGTGGACAATAAAGTAGAAGCTAAAGCGACGAAGGCTAGAACAGTCATTACGACCGATGGAGAAGTCGATGATATGAATTCGGTTATTCGCTTCCTCCTCTACTCCAATGAAATGGACTTGTCCGGTATCGTACTGACCAGTTCCGTGTACCATTATGCAGGTGATGAAAAAGCAGGCATAAAACCATTCAGATGGACTGGAACTGAGTGGGTAACGGATATGATCAATGCTTATGGGGAGATTTACCCTAATCTAACGAAGCAGGCCGAAGGATATCCAAAGCCTGAATATATTAAAAGCGTTACCAAGATAGGCAATATTTCATACAAAGGTGAGATGGACAAAGAAACAGAAGGATCTAACTTCCTTAAAAATCTCTTCCTGGATGATGACAAAAGAGATTTATATGTACAAACCTGGGGTGGCACAAATACGACAGCCAGAGCTTTAAAATCCATTGAGGACGAATACAAAAATACAGCCCAATGGGCTGATATCCAAAAAAAGGTGAGCGATAAGCTCGTTCTTTATATCATTTTGGATCAGGATGACAGCTACAATAAGTACATCGCAAAAAATTGGCCGGAAATCAGAATTATCAATGATCAATCTAACTTCTGGCATTTTGCATACGCTTGGAAAATGCACACGGAAGAAGTAAACAGCAAGTTACACGGGGATTGGAATTTCAAGAATATCCAAAATGGTCACGGCGAATTGCTCGATATGTATGCTTTGATGGGCGATGGCAAGATGATTCCAGGTGAATTGGCTGAAGAACAAAGAGGCAGTGAGGCTTATTTAAAGAAAAATCCACAATATGATAAATATGATTTTATCTCTGAAGGAGACTCTCCATCATTCTTCTATCTGATTGATAACGGTCTGCGGAGTATGGAAAACCCAACCTATGGTGGCTGGGGAGGTCGTTTCGGTGTTGTTAACGATAAATTATTCAGAAATACCGTGTTAGACTATGATGTTTATACGAAAAAATTTGAAGCGGAATATTCTCTGATGAGATGGTTTGATGATATTCAAAATGACTTTGCAGCTCGTGCAGACTGGGCTATTGCATCCGACTATAAAGATGCCAATCATAATCCAACTTTAAGCATAAAAGAAGGATTAGATGTAACAGCTAGTCCCGGGGAGAAAATAACACTGCATGCAGAAGGATCAGATCCGGACGGCGATCAATTAACCTATAAATGGTGGAGATATTTTGAAGCCGATACGTATGAAGATTCTAAAGTAAAACCCGCTGAAGTGAAGCCTGAAATGCTGGGTAACATGCAGCTTGGACTTCATAGAGAAGTTGCCAAGGGTGAGAAACTAAATACGATTGACTTGCAAGGCAACGATACAAATACGGTAAGCTTTACAGTTCCTACAGATGCCAAGTCTGGAAATACGATTCATATTATCGCAGAAGTACAAGACAATGGAAAGCATCAGCTAAAACATTACCAACGTGTGATTGTAACTGTAAAATAA
- a CDS encoding bifunctional 3-deoxy-7-phosphoheptulonate synthase/chorismate mutase — protein sequence MSTNENSLELLREQLDATNLQLLELLSQRAELAGQLGKLKEAQGVPDFDPVREQQMLDKLIAANRGPFDDATIRQLFKNIFKASLNYQKEEHKKHLIVSRKNQPDSTVIKVKDTLVGGKASVMVAGPCSVESYQQTREVGEALKEAGVPILRGGAFKPRTSPYDFQGLGVEGLQILKRVGDELGLATISEIVDPRHLEEAIQYIDIIQIGARNMHNFELLKAAGETRTPILLKRGLAATMEEFLHAAEYIVSRGNTQVMLIERGIRTYEKWTRNTLDISAVPILKKESHLPVLVDVTHSTGRKDILAPCAKAALAAGADGIMVEVHPNPAVALSDAQQQLNIPEFHNFLSEVKESGLFKVK from the coding sequence ATGTCGACAAATGAAAATTCTTTGGAGCTGTTGCGGGAACAGCTCGATGCTACCAACCTGCAATTACTGGAACTGCTGTCCCAACGCGCTGAACTGGCAGGACAACTTGGTAAATTAAAAGAAGCTCAAGGGGTGCCTGATTTTGATCCGGTGCGCGAGCAACAAATGCTCGACAAGCTGATCGCCGCGAACCGAGGACCGTTCGACGACGCTACGATCCGCCAGCTGTTCAAGAATATTTTCAAGGCTTCGCTGAACTACCAAAAAGAAGAACACAAAAAGCATCTGATCGTCAGCCGCAAAAATCAGCCGGATAGCACGGTCATCAAGGTTAAGGACACACTCGTTGGTGGCAAAGCCTCCGTTATGGTTGCAGGTCCCTGCTCGGTGGAAAGCTACCAGCAAACCCGTGAAGTCGGGGAAGCTCTGAAAGAAGCGGGCGTTCCGATTCTTCGTGGTGGCGCGTTCAAGCCGCGTACGTCTCCGTATGATTTCCAGGGACTGGGCGTTGAGGGTCTGCAAATTCTCAAACGCGTAGGCGATGAGCTGGGACTGGCTACAATCAGTGAGATCGTCGACCCAAGACATTTGGAAGAAGCGATCCAATACATTGACATCATTCAAATTGGTGCACGTAACATGCATAACTTCGAGCTGCTCAAAGCTGCCGGCGAAACAAGAACTCCGATCCTGCTCAAACGCGGACTTGCAGCTACAATGGAAGAATTCCTTCACGCTGCGGAATACATCGTTTCCCGTGGCAATACGCAAGTAATGCTGATCGAACGCGGTATTCGTACGTATGAGAAATGGACTCGCAACACGCTGGACATTTCCGCCGTGCCGATTTTGAAAAAGGAAAGCCATCTGCCTGTTTTGGTTGACGTAACCCACTCCACAGGTCGTAAGGACATCCTGGCCCCTTGTGCCAAGGCCGCACTTGCTGCTGGAGCTGACGGTATCATGGTGGAAGTCCATCCGAACCCGGCAGTCGCTTTGTCTGATGCCCAGCAACAACTGAATATTCCTGAATTCCACAACTTCCTGTCCGAAGTAAAAGAATCGGGTTTGTTCAAAGTGAAATAA
- a CDS encoding carbon-nitrogen hydrolase family protein, protein MSKIRVSAVQYHLHTIDSFEEFALQSEHYIKTAEEFGAEFVLFPEFFTTQLMSIGDSQGKALTINDLPDFTDRYLELFTSFARRTGMHIIGGTHVVQRNGRLYNTAHLFYPDGRVVTQDKIHITPTEVHEWNMAPGEGLNVFETSKGKIAMLTCYDIEFPEIVRMAKAKGADIIFCPSCTDDRHGFYRVRYTSHARAVENQVYVVLTGTVGALPTVDFMRANYGQAAVITPNDIPFPPRGIMVEGELNNDMIVTADLDLQLLYDVRERGSVTTWRDRRTDLYTDWS, encoded by the coding sequence ATGAGCAAAATCAGAGTATCGGCGGTTCAATACCATCTGCATACGATTGATTCGTTCGAAGAATTTGCCCTTCAATCGGAGCATTATATCAAAACAGCCGAGGAATTTGGTGCGGAATTTGTTCTGTTTCCCGAGTTTTTTACGACCCAGCTCATGTCGATTGGTGACAGTCAAGGCAAGGCCCTGACCATTAACGACCTGCCGGATTTTACAGATCGCTATCTTGAATTATTCACTTCATTCGCCCGCCGGACCGGGATGCATATTATCGGCGGTACCCATGTGGTGCAACGAAACGGACGTTTATATAATACGGCGCACTTGTTTTATCCGGACGGACGTGTAGTCACTCAGGACAAAATTCACATCACACCCACTGAGGTGCATGAATGGAATATGGCTCCCGGCGAGGGGCTAAATGTGTTTGAGACATCCAAGGGTAAAATAGCGATGCTGACTTGCTATGATATTGAATTTCCCGAAATCGTACGCATGGCGAAGGCAAAGGGAGCAGATATCATCTTCTGTCCATCCTGTACGGATGATCGCCATGGTTTTTACCGGGTACGGTATACAAGCCACGCCAGAGCGGTTGAAAATCAGGTGTATGTCGTTTTGACAGGTACGGTAGGAGCTTTGCCTACGGTTGATTTTATGCGGGCCAACTATGGACAGGCGGCAGTCATTACACCGAATGATATTCCATTTCCGCCACGCGGCATTATGGTAGAAGGTGAGTTAAACAACGATATGATTGTCACCGCGGATCTTGATTTGCAACTGTTGTATGATGTGCGCGAGCGCGGATCAGTGACCACATGGCGTGACCGCCGTACGGATTTGTACACAGACTGGAGCTAA
- a CDS encoding GNAT family N-acetyltransferase has product MYRKEWFVFDGDRPLRAVIRNYSIADYEGLLRIQQESFPPPYPQELLWSREQIASQVEHFADGALCVEIEGELAGSVTSLLMYYNPEHPRHTWEEVADDGYIRTHREDGNALYVIDLAVRPAYRRLGLGKWLIFSLYHLVIERGLDRLLGAGRMPGYQHHADLLSAEAYVDAVVSGELKDPVLTFLLRCGRVPVCIMPDYLDDEQSRNYAALMEWRNPFHTDH; this is encoded by the coding sequence ATGTATCGCAAAGAATGGTTTGTCTTTGACGGAGATCGTCCGCTGCGGGCGGTCATCCGTAATTATTCCATAGCCGATTATGAGGGGCTACTGCGTATTCAGCAGGAGAGCTTTCCGCCGCCCTATCCGCAGGAGCTGTTGTGGAGCCGGGAGCAGATTGCCAGTCAGGTTGAGCATTTTGCAGATGGAGCGTTGTGCGTGGAAATTGAGGGGGAACTGGCGGGTTCGGTGACCAGTCTGTTGATGTATTATAATCCCGAACATCCCCGGCATACATGGGAGGAAGTCGCAGACGACGGTTACATCCGTACCCACCGTGAGGATGGTAACGCGCTGTATGTGATTGACTTGGCCGTTCGCCCCGCTTATCGTAGACTGGGGCTGGGCAAGTGGTTGATTTTTTCCTTATACCATCTTGTCATTGAACGTGGACTGGATCGTTTGTTAGGCGCGGGACGCATGCCTGGGTATCAGCATCATGCCGACCTGTTAAGCGCAGAAGCGTATGTAGATGCTGTGGTTTCCGGCGAGCTCAAGGACCCGGTGTTAACGTTCCTGCTTCGTTGCGGGCGGGTGCCTGTTTGTATCATGCCTGATTATTTGGATGATGAACAATCGCGTAATTATGCGGCCTTGATGGAATGGCGCAATCCGTTTCATACCGACCACTAA
- a CDS encoding sensor histidine kinase has product MRLVPKAVAALLAVIVILLSIDLPAYAAKTTPEMQYRIPSWDMRWGVVGEDGSLDEVRDPSKEWMHISDDSQLPKQPANTGSAWIRIRLPSLIDETPAVLFENIYGRHITLYKDGINFYESYRGYNYENNRILIPLKPEDSGKTLYIWTESSKNRLGIIGNVMTGDYRELLGTLVRMDVLDIVLGSTFIFIALVLLICSFFLFRPSMAMWLSLSAIVLSIGLMIVTYSPFLYTFYRSYGKFYLQLFDVGLFILLPSLAYFFEQNINSILLIRKFRKLLTAYSLFCFTMMIVNLGAQERLNDVYYFFSVTILCILLVALLVLLVFASIRMALKGDYEAIILSIGFAFFAVISIGELTWFFFRDGHYNMFLWKWGVFGFVLALIAILGRRLAEKHKQVVRYSRELEMFNNELQRSEKMEIISDLAASVAHEVRNPLQVTRGFLQLMSKQEDGKNKDYLHIALEELDRASGIITDFLTFAKPEFEHTKTLSIVDEFKHIEGIISPMANLQGGKISLDIPQEIKVRGNSSKFKQAFINIIKNSIEALRDQGHIHIWAYVENGEAVIHIRDNGEGMDAQTLSRLGEPYFSNKTKGTGLGMMVTFRIIETMNGKISFTSAKGVGTEATIRFPVAG; this is encoded by the coding sequence ATGAGGCTTGTGCCCAAAGCTGTCGCCGCCCTGCTGGCGGTCATTGTAATACTGTTGTCGATAGACCTACCCGCCTATGCAGCCAAAACGACCCCTGAAATGCAATATCGGATACCCTCCTGGGATATGAGATGGGGAGTGGTAGGGGAGGATGGATCACTTGATGAGGTGCGGGACCCAAGCAAAGAGTGGATGCATATTAGTGATGATTCACAGTTGCCCAAGCAGCCCGCGAATACCGGCTCTGCCTGGATTCGTATTCGGCTGCCATCGCTGATTGATGAAACGCCGGCGGTGCTTTTTGAAAATATTTATGGCAGACATATTACGCTGTATAAGGACGGCATCAATTTTTACGAGTCCTATCGCGGGTACAATTATGAAAATAATCGTATTCTGATCCCGCTTAAACCGGAAGACAGCGGTAAAACATTATACATATGGACGGAAAGCAGCAAGAACAGACTGGGCATTATTGGAAATGTGATGACTGGTGATTATCGTGAGTTGCTGGGGACCTTGGTCAGAATGGATGTTCTGGATATCGTACTGGGCAGTACCTTTATATTTATAGCTCTGGTGCTGCTGATCTGCTCATTTTTTCTGTTCCGTCCAAGCATGGCAATGTGGCTGTCCCTAAGCGCAATTGTGCTGTCTATTGGTCTGATGATCGTGACGTATTCGCCCTTCCTGTATACGTTCTATCGCAGCTACGGCAAGTTCTATTTACAGCTTTTTGATGTAGGGTTGTTTATTCTGCTGCCCTCGTTAGCTTACTTTTTTGAACAAAATATCAATTCGATCCTACTCATCCGCAAGTTTCGAAAATTGCTAACCGCATACTCCTTGTTCTGCTTTACGATGATGATTGTGAATTTAGGGGCACAGGAGCGGTTAAACGATGTATATTATTTTTTCAGTGTAACCATCCTGTGTATTTTACTCGTGGCACTCCTTGTATTGCTGGTATTTGCTTCGATTCGCATGGCGCTTAAGGGAGATTACGAAGCGATCATTTTATCGATAGGCTTTGCTTTTTTCGCAGTCATTTCCATCGGTGAACTGACCTGGTTCTTTTTCAGGGACGGACACTACAATATGTTTTTGTGGAAATGGGGCGTGTTCGGCTTTGTGCTGGCGCTGATTGCGATTTTGGGCAGAAGGCTGGCAGAAAAGCATAAGCAGGTGGTTCGGTATTCCAGAGAGCTAGAGATGTTCAATAATGAGCTTCAGCGTTCGGAGAAAATGGAGATTATTAGTGATCTGGCTGCATCTGTAGCTCATGAGGTACGTAATCCGCTTCAGGTTACCCGTGGATTTCTCCAGTTGATGAGCAAGCAGGAGGATGGAAAAAATAAAGACTATCTGCATATTGCGCTGGAAGAGCTGGATCGTGCTTCCGGGATTATCACCGATTTTCTGACATTTGCCAAACCTGAATTTGAGCATACCAAAACGTTGTCCATCGTAGATGAATTTAAGCATATTGAAGGAATCATCAGTCCGATGGCTAATTTGCAAGGCGGCAAAATTTCTTTGGATATTCCCCAGGAAATCAAAGTTCGCGGGAATTCCTCCAAGTTCAAGCAGGCGTTCATCAACATTATTAAAAACAGCATTGAAGCGTTGCGAGATCAGGGGCATATTCATATATGGGCTTATGTGGAGAACGGAGAAGCTGTTATTCATATTCGGGATAATGGCGAAGGAATGGATGCGCAGACCTTATCCAGACTGGGTGAGCCTTACTTTTCCAATAAGACCAAAGGCACAGGTTTGGGTATGATGGTGACCTTTCGGATTATTGAAACGATGAACGGCAAGATATCTTTTACAAGTGCAAAAGGAGTGGGAACAGAAGCAACCATCCGCTTCCCCGTAGCCGGATAG
- a CDS encoding NHLP leader peptide family RiPP precursor, translating into MATEVLQTQVIQKAWEDASFREKLMTDPKSAIRDVLGVVIPDHIQIKTLEETPDQFYLVIPPDPSGVLASSQKPRSMW; encoded by the coding sequence ATGGCTACTGAAGTTCTTCAAACACAAGTCATTCAAAAAGCGTGGGAGGATGCCAGTTTTAGAGAAAAACTGATGACAGATCCCAAGTCTGCAATCCGTGATGTGTTAGGAGTCGTTATCCCCGATCATATCCAAATCAAAACATTAGAGGAAACACCCGATCAATTTTATCTGGTCATCCCTCCAGATCCTTCAGGTGTACTCGCTTCATCTCAGAAACCACGCTCCATGTGGTAA
- a CDS encoding class 1 isoprenoid biosynthesis enzyme translates to MEWYFAYKDELEIVFRQAEERTAAFPAPFQSQGLDYLARFNPLREDSTRNYICYLLPFWLQELTGLAPEICRKLSLGNVFVMAHYLIQDDVMDTAADNRKTQLALSQLFYTECLDVYRDLFLASSPFWTYARTYIGEWAVSVTSEGTKDFFQGERHQVALKASPLKMAGTGALLLAGRADLIQAITDMTDTALVVLQMSDDWADWAEDLEENSYNCLLSHISAEQKTAYREGLRPEQIREAIYVRGALASYVSIADLAVQQLENLEPDIPGLRMFTRSISEELGEEAAEIEAGRSHLRRGGLDFWLSKNMK, encoded by the coding sequence ATGGAATGGTATTTTGCATACAAAGATGAATTGGAAATTGTTTTCCGTCAAGCGGAAGAACGGACAGCCGCGTTTCCTGCTCCATTTCAGAGTCAGGGCTTGGACTATCTGGCCCGTTTTAATCCGTTAAGGGAAGACAGCACGCGTAACTACATATGCTATTTGCTTCCGTTCTGGCTGCAGGAGCTCACCGGGCTGGCTCCCGAAATTTGCCGTAAGCTGTCACTCGGCAACGTGTTCGTCATGGCTCATTATTTGATTCAGGACGATGTGATGGATACAGCAGCAGACAACCGCAAAACGCAACTCGCCTTAAGCCAATTGTTCTATACCGAATGTTTGGACGTATACCGGGACCTTTTTCTCGCATCCTCTCCTTTTTGGACGTATGCCCGAACGTATATCGGTGAATGGGCCGTTAGTGTGACATCTGAGGGAACAAAGGACTTTTTTCAGGGGGAACGACATCAGGTGGCGCTGAAAGCCAGTCCGTTAAAAATGGCTGGCACGGGTGCTTTGCTGCTCGCAGGGCGGGCCGATCTGATCCAAGCCATTACAGACATGACGGATACAGCGTTGGTTGTACTTCAAATGTCGGATGACTGGGCCGACTGGGCGGAGGACTTGGAGGAAAATAGCTACAACTGCCTTTTGTCCCATATCAGCGCCGAGCAGAAGACAGCTTATCGGGAAGGACTGAGACCGGAGCAGATTCGAGAGGCGATTTATGTACGCGGGGCGCTTGCCAGTTACGTGAGCATTGCTGATCTAGCAGTCCAGCAGTTGGAAAATCTGGAGCCTGACATCCCTGGCCTGCGTATGTTCACACGTTCTATCTCAGAAGAACTGGGTGAAGAGGCGGCAGAAATTGAAGCCGGACGTTCGCATTTGCGAAGAGGCGGACTAGATTTTTGGCTCTCCAAAAATATGAAATAA
- a CDS encoding copper amine oxidase N-terminal domain-containing protein → MKKIFLSSLFTLGMLLTFAIPLSAAPSIQLVINSEVVNSDAPPVSMAGRTMVSLASLKPLKLNLVWNADQKTVTVNAPGVKEKLVLTIGQKEASYGEKTLTLDVPAQLNKNRVVVPLRFISEAFKAEVEWKSEKNTIIIRSADQVEKYNKLYQGTDLVAARKIAVDLPSKDENTLDNTEEGVYYQFIFPEGEALRYYYVVGNLLTYYEIKDDVKHLVWEGVEEDSGKYTKEKGKRPPEDKTQYYFLQERVDRSVTYGKVGSGKSVNQALPAKVTGIQDIIVPISGEVRKDQIK, encoded by the coding sequence ATGAAGAAAATCTTTCTTTCATCTTTATTTACTTTAGGTATGCTCTTAACATTTGCTATTCCGCTTTCTGCTGCACCGTCTATTCAATTGGTGATCAACAGTGAGGTGGTTAATTCAGATGCTCCACCCGTTTCCATGGCTGGGAGAACAATGGTTTCTTTGGCTTCTTTGAAGCCGCTAAAGCTCAATTTAGTCTGGAACGCTGACCAGAAGACGGTGACTGTCAATGCTCCTGGGGTGAAAGAAAAGCTTGTACTTACGATCGGTCAAAAAGAAGCTTCATATGGAGAAAAAACACTCACTTTGGATGTGCCTGCCCAATTGAACAAGAATCGCGTTGTTGTGCCTTTGCGCTTTATCAGCGAAGCCTTTAAAGCAGAGGTGGAATGGAAATCGGAGAAGAACACTATCATTATTCGAAGTGCTGACCAAGTAGAAAAATATAATAAGCTATATCAAGGTACGGACTTGGTGGCGGCACGTAAAATTGCGGTAGACCTTCCTTCTAAGGATGAAAATACGCTTGATAATACCGAGGAGGGTGTTTATTATCAGTTTATCTTCCCTGAAGGGGAGGCATTGAGATATTATTATGTTGTTGGAAACTTACTTACTTATTATGAAATTAAAGATGATGTGAAACACCTAGTTTGGGAAGGTGTAGAAGAAGATTCAGGGAAGTATACGAAAGAAAAAGGGAAACGACCACCAGAAGATAAAACTCAATATTATTTTTTACAAGAACGTGTGGATCGTAGTGTTACCTATGGCAAAGTAGGAAGCGGGAAGTCCGTAAATCAAGCTTTACCAGCCAAGGTTACGGGAATACAGGATATTATTGTACCTATTTCCGGTGAAGTAAGGAAAGATCAAATTAAATAG